The following coding sequences lie in one Lentilactobacillus sp. SPB1-3 genomic window:
- the pth gene encoding aminoacyl-tRNA hydrolase encodes MKLIVGLGNIGPQYTGTRHNTGFMVVEEFAKQHNIQIITRKMDAKYGEGFIGSEKVMVVEPTTFMNESGRAVVAFQNYFDIDVDDIIIIHDDMDLPVGKIRIRATGSAGGHNGIKSIIASIGTRDFARIKVGIAHPQRQKVVDYVLGKFSKEQLPDFLSAQDHAVSALEDWVDGSAIPELENKFN; translated from the coding sequence ATGAAATTAATCGTTGGTTTGGGAAATATCGGTCCCCAATATACTGGCACGCGTCATAATACTGGCTTTATGGTGGTTGAAGAATTTGCAAAACAGCATAATATTCAAATCATAACCAGAAAGATGGATGCTAAGTATGGTGAAGGATTTATTGGTAGTGAAAAGGTGATGGTCGTTGAACCTACCACGTTTATGAATGAGTCAGGAAGAGCAGTGGTTGCTTTTCAGAACTATTTTGATATTGATGTTGACGACATTATTATCATTCATGATGATATGGACTTACCAGTAGGCAAAATCAGAATCAGAGCAACCGGTTCTGCCGGTGGTCATAATGGAATCAAAAGTATTATTGCGTCAATCGGCACCAGAGATTTTGCTCGTATTAAGGTCGGAATTGCCCATCCGCAACGTCAAAAGGTAGTGGATTACGTATTAGGTAAATTTTCTAAAGAACAATTACCTGACTTTTTATCTGCACAAGACCATGCTGTTAGCGCACTTGAGGACTGGGTCGACGGTAGCGCCATTCCAGAATTAGAGAATAAATTTAATTAA
- the cbpA gene encoding cyclic di-AMP binding protein CbpA: MLFKSLVKPKERLVTVKESNTLEEALAVLEDSGYRCVPILDETGTIFRGNIYKMHIYRHKSRGGDMTLPVTTLLKNATKFININSAFFQVFFSIKDLPYIAVLDEKNNFYGILTHTRLLDMLSQSWNVNIGSYVLTVVASGERGDLEDITKIITKYTSIASVISLDAQEGELVHRIMFTLPAEVDSDRLNRIIAALERKDFRVPEVENLQEEKTL, encoded by the coding sequence ATGCTTTTTAAAAGCTTAGTCAAGCCTAAGGAACGATTAGTGACTGTTAAGGAGAGCAATACTCTTGAAGAAGCCCTTGCAGTACTTGAAGATTCCGGCTATCGTTGTGTTCCAATTTTAGATGAAACTGGAACTATTTTCCGTGGTAACATCTATAAGATGCATATTTATCGTCACAAGTCTCGTGGTGGCGATATGACATTGCCAGTTACTACGTTACTTAAAAATGCTACTAAATTTATTAATATCAACTCTGCCTTCTTCCAAGTATTCTTTTCAATCAAAGATTTGCCATACATTGCTGTCCTAGATGAAAAAAACAATTTCTACGGAATTTTAACTCATACAAGATTGTTGGATATGCTTTCACAATCATGGAACGTTAACATTGGTAGTTACGTACTAACAGTTGTTGCTAGTGGCGAACGTGGTGACCTTGAGGACATCACTAAGATCATTACTAAATACACCTCAATTGCGAGTGTTATTTCACTTGATGCTCAAGAAGGTGAACTTGTGCACCGGATAATGTTTACTTTACCTGCAGAAGTAGATAGCGATCGCTTAAATCGAATCATTGCCGCATTGGAACGTAAAGATTTCCGTGTTCCAGAAGTGGAAAACTTACAAGAAGAAAAAACACTTTAA
- a CDS encoding type II toxin-antitoxin system PemK/MazF family toxin, giving the protein MADVLFKRGDIFYADLSPVIGSEQGGMRPVLIVQNDIGNHYSPTVIVAAITARISKPKMPTHVGIKAGDGIERDSVILLEQIRTIDKQRLKDKVTHLNDDLMLKVDEAIRISLGIVDN; this is encoded by the coding sequence ATGGCTGACGTTTTATTTAAACGTGGGGACATTTTTTATGCTGATCTTTCGCCGGTAATCGGTTCTGAGCAGGGGGGAATGAGACCAGTATTAATTGTCCAGAATGATATTGGAAATCATTATAGTCCTACAGTAATTGTTGCAGCGATTACTGCCAGAATTTCCAAGCCCAAAATGCCAACACATGTTGGTATTAAGGCCGGGGATGGAATTGAGCGTGACTCAGTAATTCTGTTAGAACAGATTAGAACGATCGATAAGCAACGCTTGAAGGATAAGGTCACTCATCTTAACGATGATTTGATGCTTAAAGTGGATGAAGCAATTAGAATCAGTCTTGGAATTGTGGATAACTAG
- a CDS encoding antitoxin yields MVNTVQNNKHFSLAVDEQITSRLSDFCSHIGINQSSTVNIAINYFFDDPKLIHSLMDGYREMGNLNRELTHDFLACEADAEIHLAQYRNKFDN; encoded by the coding sequence ATGGTAAATACAGTCCAGAATAATAAACATTTCTCACTAGCAGTAGATGAGCAAATCACTAGTAGATTAAGTGATTTTTGTAGCCATATCGGGATAAATCAATCATCGACGGTAAATATTGCTATCAACTATTTTTTTGATGATCCGAAACTGATTCATTCATTAATGGATGGTTATCGCGAGATGGGAAACTTAAATCGTGAGTTAACTCATGACTTTTTAGCTTGTGAGGCTGATGCCGAAATTCACCTTGCCCAGTATCGGAATAAATTCGATAACTAA
- a CDS encoding L-lactate dehydrogenase, producing the protein MINLTLDRQKVALIGDGAVGSSYAYAMMQQGLAEEFVIVDVVKERTEGDALDLEDAQVFTSPKHVFSGDYSDCADADLAVITAGAPQKPGETRLDLVNKNLKIMQAIIDPLVASGFKGIILVAANPVDILTYAAQKFSGFPKNRVFGSGTSLDSSRLQVGLAKKLNVNPQSINAYIMGEHGDSEFAAYSAATVGGESLIARAKRAGLSMDDLHQIEDETRHKAYEIINRKGATFYGVATALMRISKAVLRDENTVLPVGAPMDGQYGLNDVYIGTPAIINGSGVAEVIEVPLNDEEKELMRKSAETLQKTTADGMSQL; encoded by the coding sequence ATGATCAATTTGACTTTAGATCGCCAAAAAGTTGCTTTAATTGGTGACGGTGCCGTTGGATCATCATACGCATACGCTATGATGCAACAAGGACTTGCCGAAGAATTTGTTATCGTTGATGTTGTAAAGGAACGTACAGAAGGAGACGCCCTTGACCTTGAGGACGCCCAAGTATTTACTTCACCAAAACACGTATTCTCAGGTGACTACTCAGACTGTGCTGATGCTGACTTAGCTGTTATCACTGCTGGTGCACCACAAAAGCCAGGAGAAACACGTTTGGACCTTGTTAACAAAAACCTTAAGATTATGCAAGCAATCATTGACCCATTAGTTGCTTCAGGATTCAAAGGAATTATTTTAGTTGCAGCTAACCCAGTTGATATTTTGACTTACGCTGCTCAAAAATTCTCAGGATTTCCAAAGAACCGTGTATTTGGTAGTGGTACATCTCTTGATTCATCAAGACTTCAAGTTGGTTTAGCTAAAAAGCTAAATGTTAACCCACAATCAATTAACGCTTACATCATGGGTGAACATGGTGATTCAGAATTTGCTGCATATTCTGCTGCAACTGTTGGTGGCGAATCATTGATTGCCCGTGCAAAACGTGCCGGCTTATCAATGGATGACCTTCACCAAATCGAAGACGAAACTCGTCACAAGGCATATGAAATCATTAACCGTAAGGGTGCAACCTTCTACGGAGTTGCTACTGCTTTGATGAGAATTTCTAAAGCTGTGTTACGTGATGAAAACACTGTTCTTCCTGTTGGCGCTCCAATGGACGGCCAATACGGATTAAACGATGTTTACATTGGTACTCCTGCTATCATCAATGGTTCAGGTGTTGCCGAAGTTATTGAAGTTCCTTTGAACGATGAAGAAAAGGAATTAATGAGAAAATCAGCAGAAACTCTTCAAAAGACTACTGCCGATGGTATGTCTCAACTATAA